A region from the Acyrthosiphon pisum isolate AL4f chromosome A1, pea_aphid_22Mar2018_4r6ur, whole genome shotgun sequence genome encodes:
- the LOC100570209 gene encoding epidermal growth factor receptor substrate 15-like 1, whose protein sequence is MTNITQQTIPPNMGEASKHIASKILTAGLVTTVTNMNDWSMKPSERMNYDKMFESLRPVNGTVAGDKVKGLLIDSKLSVDTLGKIWDLADMDKDGKLDQHEFAVAMHLVYKALEKYAIPSVLPTELLPPAKRKSSTMANSPVPVLPVLTSGATSNLVKQPPKVSFWINLTSKNKLI, encoded by the exons ATGACGAACATCACTCAACAAACCATACCACCTAACATG ggcGAAGCATCAAAACATATAGCAAGTAAAATCCTAACAGCAGGTTTAGTTACTACTGTTACTAATATGAATGACTGGTCAATGAAGCCTTCAGAAAGAATGAACtatgataaaatgtttgaatcatTGAGGCCAGTAAATGGAACAGTTGCTGGAGATAAa GTTAAGGGATTGTTAATAGATTCCAAACTATCAGTAGACACTTTGGGAAAAATTTGGGACTTGGCTGATATGGATAAAGATGGAAAGTTAGATCAACATGAATTTGctgtt gcaATGCATTTAGTTTATAAAGCATTAGAAAAATATGCTATTCCTAGCGTTTTACCTACTGAGCTATTACCTCCAGCAAAAAGAAAAAGTTCCACTATGGCTAACTCACCTGTACCTGTTTTACCAGTGCTTACTTCTGGTGCTACTTCAAATCTAGTCAAACAACCACCAAAAGTAAGTTTTTGGATTAACCTAacaagtaaaaacaaattaatttga
- the LOC100169631 gene encoding 60S ribosomal protein L29 — MAKSKNHTNHNQNRKDHRNGIYRPKKYRHESRRGVCQKFLRNQKYALKGNLSTADQAARANERSEKRTALRTKFAEFRKKKAAAKKA; from the exons atgGCAAAGTCAAAGAATCATACCAATCACAatcaaa ATCGCAAGGATCATCGTAATGGTATTTATAGGCCAAAGAAATACAGACATGAATCACGTCGTGGT gttTGTCAGAAGTTTTTAAGGAACCAGAAATATGCTTTAAAAGGAAATTTGTCCACCGCAGATCAAGCTGCCAGGGCTAACGAGAGAAGCGAAAAGAGGACAGCTTTGAGGACCAAATTTGCTGAATTCAGAAAGAAGAAAGCTGCAGCCAAAAAAGcataa